In Phacochoerus africanus isolate WHEZ1 chromosome 14, ROS_Pafr_v1, whole genome shotgun sequence, one genomic interval encodes:
- the ZNF652 gene encoding zinc finger protein 652: protein MSHTTSSCQELVENCAVHVAGMAQEDSRRGQVPSTFYHGANQELDLSTKVYKRESGSPYSVLVDTKMSKPHLHETEEQPFFRETRAVSDVHAVKEDRENSDDTEEEEEEEEEEVSYKREQIIVEVNLNNQTLNVSKGEKGVSSQSKETPVLKTSSEEEEEESEEEATDDSNDYGENERQKKKEKIVEKVSVTQRRTRRAASVAAAATSPTPRATRGRRKSVEPPKRKKRAAKEPKAPVQKAKCEEKETLTCEKCPRVFNTRWYLEKHMNVTHRRMQICDKCGKKFVLESELSLHQQTDCEKNIQCVSCNKSFKKLWSLHEHIKIVHGYAEKKFSCEICEKKFYTMAHVRKHMVAHTKDMPFTCETCGKSFKRSMSLKVHSLQHSGEKPFRCENCDERFQYKYQLRSHMSIHIGHKQFMCQWCGKDFNMKQYFDEHMKTHTGEKPFICEICGKSFTSRPNMKRHRRTHTGEKPYPCDVCGQRFRFSNMLKAHKEKCFRVTSPVNVPPAVQIPLTSAPATPVPSVVNTPATPAPPITMNPVSTLPPRPIPHPFSHLHIHAHPHHPHHLPIPPVPHLPPPPALFKSEPLNNRGQGEDTFLRHLAEKNSSAQPH, encoded by the exons ATGAGCCACACAACCAGTTCTTGTCAGGAGCTGGTTGAAAACTGTGCCGTGCATGTAGCAGGGATGGCACAAGAAGATAGCCGCCGTGGTCAAGTACCATCTACCTTTTATCATGGTGCCAACCAAGAACTTGACCTGTCCACCAAAGTGTACAAAAGGGAATCAGGAAGTCCTTATTCTGTGTTAGTGGACACCAAGATGAGCAAACCCCATCTCCATGAAACAGAGGAACAGCCATTTTTCAGGGAGACAAGAGCAGTGTCTGACGTGCATGCGGTTAAAGAAGACCGGGAGAATTCTGATgacacagaagaggaggaggaggaggaagaggaggaagtctCTTACAAAAGGGAGCAGATCATAGTGGAGGTAAACCTTAATAATCAAACATTAAATGTGTCTAAAGGGGAAAAGGGTGTCTCTTCTCAGTCCAAAGAGACGCCTGTTCTTAAGACAAGcagtgaggaggaagaggaagagagtgagGAAGAGGCCACAGATGACAGCAATGACTATGGAGAGAATGAAAggcagaagaagaaggagaagatagTGGAGAAGGTCAGCGTTACACAAAGGAGGACGAGGAGAGCTGCctctgttgctgcagctgccacttcCCCTACTCCCAGAGCTACGAGAGGTCGTAGGAAGAGTGTAGAGCCACCTAAGCGTAAGAAGCGGGCCGCAAAGGAGCCCAAAGCACCAGTCCAGAAAGCTAAGTGTGAAGAGAAAGAGACACTGACCTGTGAGAAGTGCCCCAGGGTGTTTAATACTCGCTGGTACCTGGAGAAGCACATGAACGTTACTCATAGGCGCATGCAGATTTGTGATAAATGTGGCAAGAAGTTTGTCCTGGAAAGTGAGCTGTCCCTTCACCAGCAAACAGactgtgaaaaaaatattcag TGTGTTTCCTGTAATAAATCATTCAAGAAACTCTGGTCTCTTCATGAACATATCAAGATCGTCCATGGCTATGCAGAAAAGAAATTTTCCTGTGAAATTTGTGAGAAGAAAttctataccatggctcatgtgCGGAAACACATGGTTG CACACACGAAAGACATGCCATTTACATGTGAAACCTGTGGAAAGTCATTCAAACGCAGTATGTCACTCAAGGTGCACTCCTTGCAGCATTCTGGAGAGAAGCCCTTCAGATGCGAG AACTGTGACGAAAGGTTTCAGTACAAGTACCAGCTACGGTCCCACATGAGCATCCACATTGGGCACAAACAGTTCATGTGCCAGTGGTGTGGCAAGGACTTCAACATGAAGCAGTACTTCGACGAACACATGAAAACACACACTG GAGAGAAACCCTTCATCTGTGAAATCTGCGGCAAGAGCTTCACCAGCCGTCCCAACATGAAGAGGCACCGCAGAACTCACACAGGCGAGAAGCCCTACCCGTGCGATGTGTGTGGCCAGCGGTTCCGCTTCTCCAACATGCTTAAGGCCCACAAGGAGAAGTGCTTTCGGGTGACCAGCCCCGTGAACGTGCCGCCTGCTGTCCAGATCCCACTCACCAGCGCCCCAGCCACCCCAGTCCCTTCCGTGGTGAACACCCCCGCGACCCCCGCCCCTCCGATCACCATGAACCCCGTGAGCACTCTGCCCCCCcggcccatcccccaccccttctcGCACCTTCACATCCACgctcacccccaccacccccaccacctgcccATCCCCCCCGTCCCTCACCTGCCCCCCCCTCCAGCTCTCTTTAAGAGCGAGCCCTTAAACAACCGCGGCCAGGGCGAGGACACCTTTCTGCGGCACCTGGCGGAGAAGAACAGTTCGGCGCAGCCCCACTAA